A region of the Tachyglossus aculeatus isolate mTacAcu1 chromosome 9, mTacAcu1.pri, whole genome shotgun sequence genome:
ttttctccctgagGGCGGACCCCTCAGAGAGGCCGTTTCTGGGGACCGTTCTTATCCCTCAAGAGGAGATGCGGAAGCTTCCGGCTTCCTCCCGGGCCGTCGGCATCGCTTTCCCCACCCTGGGGGCCATCCTCGAGGCCAGCCGGAGGTGGGACGGGACTACGCAGGGGCCCGTGAATGGGTTGCTTCTCTCAGCAGTTTTGCCAGAAGGGCTGACACGGATTCTCCTGGTCTTTGAGAAGATGGATAAATCTCGGCCCGCCCCATCTAAGTGCGTGGGCTGGCACTcggagaggaggggatgggacgAGGGAATCTGTGAGACCCAGACAGACACACGAGAGGAGGTCACCTGCCGCTGCACCTGTGCCGACCCCCTGACGGCCTTCTCCATCCTGATGTCACCCAAGATGTTAGAAGATGCGGGCCTGTTTTACATCACCTGCGTGGGCCTCGGCGTCTCTATCTTTAGCCTTGTCCTGTGCCTGCTGATTGAAGCCGCTGTGTGGACCCAGGTGACCAGAACGGAGATAGCGTACGTGCGGCACGTGTGCATTGTGAACAtagccctctctctccttttggcGGACGGCTGGTTTGTCGCCTCTCTGTTCTTCAACAGCAGAACATGGAAGCATGACTGGTGTGTAGCTGTAACATTTTTCAGCCACTTCTTCTacctctccctgttcttctggaTGCTCTTCAAAGCGCTCCTGATCCTGTACTGGATCCTGGTCGTCTTCCGCAGGCTCCAGAAGTCGGTCCTGATGAGGGGCGCCTTCGCCGTCGGCTACGGCTGCCCGCTGCTCATCGCCGCCATCACGGTGGCCGCCACCGAGCCGGGGAAGGGCTACGTGAGGCGGGAAGCCTGCTGGCTCAACTGGGACAACACGCGGGCCCTGCTGGCCTTCgtggtcccggccctggtcatcgTCGGGGTCAATCTGGTGGTGGTTCTGGTCGTCGCCGTCAACACCCGGAGACCCTCCATCGGCAGCTCCAAGTCTCAGGACGTGGTCACTGTTGTGAGGGTCAGTAAGAACGTGGCCATCCTCACCCCTCTCCTCGGGCTGACCTGGGGCTTCGGCGTCGCCACCATTGTGGACAGCAGCTCCCTCGTCTTCCACATCATCTTCTCCCTGCTCAATGCATTCCAGGTGGGCTCGGAAGGGATTTTGGAGTCTATTTAAGTGTCCTGCGGTGGTTAAGCGCGGTCAGTCCATCAGaccatcatattaattgagtgcctattgtgggcagagcactgtactaagcgcttgggagagtgtaatataagtTAACACTGCCtcgtctggataataataataataataatggaatttgttaagcgcttactatgtgcaaagcactgttctaagcactggggaggttacaaggtgatcaggttgtcccgtggggggctcacagtcttaatccccattttacagatgagggaactgaggcccagagaagttgtgacttgcccgaagtcacacagctgacaagtggcagagccgggatttgaacccatgacctctgactccaaagcccgtgccctttccactgagccacgctgcttctctaacttgggaATGATAAATAAATGTGTTCTCACATGTGCGGCGGTTTTTCTTTTTTAGGGCTTATTCATCCTGTTGTTTGGAACTGCCCTGGATCAAAAGGTACTTTGTGTTATTCTTGCTAATTATATTTTACCTTAATATCTcatcagggagagagagagagagagaaaagcagtgtggtttagtgaaaatagcacaggcctaggaattagggttctaatgccacctctgctgcctgctgtgtgaactggggcaagtcacttagcttctctgtgcttcaatttcctcacctgaaaaagggggactaaatatctgttgtccctccctcttagactgtggaagctatgtgggataaggactgtgtccagcctgataatcttccatttaccccaggactcagcatagtgtttggcacttagtaagcgactagcatgctattattattattactatctttattATTTCCTCTTATTAGATATGTTAGCTGTGCCATCCATTGTAGCATCCTCTGCTGAAACTTCACATACAGTCCagtgtggaggaggggaaggcagagggagggagggagagggtggaggcaaAGGAAGCATCATTGGACAATTACAGGGGTGACTcacttttcccttcccacaaggtcaTGATGTGGCTAAGGGCAAGTGAAACTGGGAAAATCATCTGATTTCAGCCCACCGAggcctctgccctctccatcctGGTGCAGGTGCTTCTGGGAAGGTTTGGGGGAGACCTAGTCTTAGCCAAAAGGAAGATGGATCTGCACTTTGGGTCTTGCATCCAGTAACATTTCCAACTGT
Encoded here:
- the LOC119932538 gene encoding adhesion G protein-coupled receptor F4-like, which encodes MAWQAAPFCLAVFFLAAALHPQVAGALQGGSKIQRPRGKSDSPILESGKCKGFCLQGLPCNQPCDGPFHGEIGFICKSQKWQKSTETCTSLSVQSLFEESPVFAAPDRGPGHGLQISIAASQFDMDIEAAGRPASRPRGKERIESAMQGISERCPADYACIVGGVQASEATSGNIAFIVELLRNISTQSSGYVNRNQMQSYSAVANHILNRSIISNWAFIPDRNAGSVLLQSVNLFAKNLSVPEGSEVVADQPFIQIRGSRLLPNASGKTFFFSLRADPSERPFLGTVLIPQEEMRKLPASSRAVGIAFPTLGAILEASRRWDGTTQGPVNGLLLSAVLPEGLTRILLVFEKMDKSRPAPSKCVGWHSERRGWDEGICETQTDTREEVTCRCTCADPLTAFSILMSPKMLEDAGLFYITCVGLGVSIFSLVLCLLIEAAVWTQVTRTEIAYVRHVCIVNIALSLLLADGWFVASLFFNSRTWKHDWCVAVTFFSHFFYLSLFFWMLFKALLILYWILVVFRRLQKSVLMRGAFAVGYGCPLLIAAITVAATEPGKGYVRREACWLNWDNTRALLAFVVPALVIVGVNLVVVLVVAVNTRRPSIGSSKSQDVVTVVRVSKNVAILTPLLGLTWGFGVATIVDSSSLVFHIIFSLLNAFQGLFILLFGTALDQKTREALKERMSTLKGNSRTEVCCKRRIWKTT